A genomic stretch from Erigeron canadensis isolate Cc75 chromosome 9, C_canadensis_v1, whole genome shotgun sequence includes:
- the LOC122581944 gene encoding RNA pseudouridine synthase 6, chloroplastic-like isoform X1 codes for MCPSAGRNNRDRNMAAKLSLSSSSLFLNYRSFIIPHPISILLSLTHSTTTSTTNTTSFAYLSRHLTTNTIRIRKTPFTSASSVAALTSSTTSVSTSSNRDSEYGRLLPCPAESFQPRIEHLVVKEGGSILDFITKSLDLPPLYVADLISFGAVFYALVCPKPPVTATPEEIKLYKEVTDPSVLSKRPSIKGITVREAQKTFRITHVDEFVEAGTYVRVHVRPKRFPRCYEIDWRSRIIAVTASYVVLNKPAGTSVGGTTDNIEETCVNFATRALALTTPLKTTHQIDNCTEGCVVLARTKDYCSVFHRKIRDKQVKKVYLALVAAYVPCGVMTHYMRPFRMAPKIISKDFIKGWNVCELEVLECRKVPWPNALLADKYGFENSNWPNKEFAYECKINLLTGRTHQIRAQLAACGAPIVGDSMYMPAAIAEVMTPGINPFGKYKKQFENEADRECAAEEWAAKHGKEPGVTIGLQACQISWDEGGYSFFTRFKDENAIFLLLNEIG; via the exons ATGTGCCCCTCGGCGGGCCGCAACAACCGAGACAGAAATATGGCGGCGAAATTATCACTATCATCATCGTCACTGTTCCTCAACTACCGGAGCTTCATTATCCCTCACCCTATCTCAATCCTATTATCCTTAACCCACtcaaccaccacctccaccaccaataCGACGTCGTTTGCCTACTTGAGTCGCCACTTAACCACTAACACTATAAGAATTAGAAAAACACCATTCACATCTGCTTCTTCTGTAGCTGCCCttacatcatcaacaacaagtGTATCTACTTCTTCTAATCG agaCTCAGAATATGGTCGTTTGCTTCCGTGCCCTGCTGAGAGCTTTCAACCAAGAATCGAACATTTGGTTGTTAAAGAAGGAGGATCGATTCTTGACTTTATAACCAAATCTTTGGATCTTCCGCCTTT GTACGTTGCAGATCTTATTAGTTTTGGAGCTGTGTTCTATGCCCTTGTATGTCCAAAGCCTCCTGTAACTGCGACACCGGAGGAAATCAAGTTGTACAAAGAAGTTACCGATCCGTCAGTACTCAGCAAGAGACCTTCAATTAAAGGAATTACTGTGAGAGAGGCGCAAAAAACATTTAGGATAACTCATGTTGATGAGTTCGTTGAAGCGGGGACATATGTGAGGGTGCATGTACGCCCTAAACGATTTCCAAG ATGCTATGAAATTGACTGGAGATCCAGAATAATTGCTGTGACGGCATCATATGTGGTTCTCAATAAGCCTGCTGGTACATCA GTTGGTGGAACTACAGACAACATCGAAGAAACTTGTGTAAATTTTGCTACTCGTGCCTTGGCATTAACTACTCCATTAAAAACGACTCATCAGATTGATAATTGTACAGAAGGCTG TGTTGTCCTAGCTAGAACTAAAGATTACTGTTCAGTTTTTCATAGAAAGATCAGG GATAAACAAGTGAAGAAAGTTTATCTCGCACTTGTTGCTGCTTATGTGCCATGTGGGGTCATGACCCATTACATGCGACCATTTCGTATGGCTCCAAAAATTATTTCCAAAG ACTTTATTAAGGGATGGAACGTGTGCGAACTTGAGGTCTTAGAATGCAGGAAAGTTCCTTGGCCAAATGCTTTACTTGCAGATAAGTATGGATTTGAGAATTCAAATTGGCCTAATAAAGAATTTGCATACGAGTGCAAAATTAACCTGTTGACTGGCCGTACACATCAG ATTCGAGCCCAACTGGCCGCCTGTGGTGCACCAATAGTGGGCGACTCAATGTATATGCCAGCTGCAATAGCAGAGGTAATGACTCCTGGGATAAACCCTTTCGGCAAGTACAAGAAGCAATTTGAAAATGAGGCTGATAGAGAATGTGCTGCTGAAGAATGGGCTGCAAAACACGGGAAGGAGCCTGGTGTGACTATTGGCCTGCAAGCTTGCCAAATTTCATGGGATGAAG GTGGCTACTCTTTTTTCACGAGATTTAAAGATGAAAATGCCATATTCCTATTGCTTAATGAGATTGGATGA
- the LOC122581944 gene encoding RNA pseudouridine synthase 6, chloroplastic-like isoform X3, whose amino-acid sequence MCPSAGRNNRDRNMAAKLSLSSSSLFLNYRSFIIPHPISILLSLTHSTTTSTTNTTSFAYLSRHLTTNTIRIRKTPFTSASSVAALTSSTTSVSTSSNRDSEYGRLLPCPAESFQPRIEHLVVKEGGSILDFITKSLDLPPLYVADLISFGAVFYALVCPKPPVTATPEEIKLYKEVTDPSVLSKRPSIKGITVREAQKTFRITHVDEFVEAGTYVRVHVRPKRFPRCYEIDWRSRIIAVTASYVVLNKPAGTSVGGTTDNIEETCVNFATRALALTTPLKTTHQIDNCTEGCVVLARTKDYCSVFHRKIRDKQVKKVYLALVAAYVPCGVMTHYMRPFRMAPKIISKDFIKGWNVCELEVLECRKVPWPNALLADKYGFENSNWPNKEFAYECKINLLTGRTHQIRAQLAACGAPIVGDSMYMPAAIAEVMTPGINPFGKYKKQFENEADRECAAEEWAAKHGKEPGVTIGLQACQISWDEGEHFYEAGAPWWTQ is encoded by the exons ATGTGCCCCTCGGCGGGCCGCAACAACCGAGACAGAAATATGGCGGCGAAATTATCACTATCATCATCGTCACTGTTCCTCAACTACCGGAGCTTCATTATCCCTCACCCTATCTCAATCCTATTATCCTTAACCCACtcaaccaccacctccaccaccaataCGACGTCGTTTGCCTACTTGAGTCGCCACTTAACCACTAACACTATAAGAATTAGAAAAACACCATTCACATCTGCTTCTTCTGTAGCTGCCCttacatcatcaacaacaagtGTATCTACTTCTTCTAATCG agaCTCAGAATATGGTCGTTTGCTTCCGTGCCCTGCTGAGAGCTTTCAACCAAGAATCGAACATTTGGTTGTTAAAGAAGGAGGATCGATTCTTGACTTTATAACCAAATCTTTGGATCTTCCGCCTTT GTACGTTGCAGATCTTATTAGTTTTGGAGCTGTGTTCTATGCCCTTGTATGTCCAAAGCCTCCTGTAACTGCGACACCGGAGGAAATCAAGTTGTACAAAGAAGTTACCGATCCGTCAGTACTCAGCAAGAGACCTTCAATTAAAGGAATTACTGTGAGAGAGGCGCAAAAAACATTTAGGATAACTCATGTTGATGAGTTCGTTGAAGCGGGGACATATGTGAGGGTGCATGTACGCCCTAAACGATTTCCAAG ATGCTATGAAATTGACTGGAGATCCAGAATAATTGCTGTGACGGCATCATATGTGGTTCTCAATAAGCCTGCTGGTACATCA GTTGGTGGAACTACAGACAACATCGAAGAAACTTGTGTAAATTTTGCTACTCGTGCCTTGGCATTAACTACTCCATTAAAAACGACTCATCAGATTGATAATTGTACAGAAGGCTG TGTTGTCCTAGCTAGAACTAAAGATTACTGTTCAGTTTTTCATAGAAAGATCAGG GATAAACAAGTGAAGAAAGTTTATCTCGCACTTGTTGCTGCTTATGTGCCATGTGGGGTCATGACCCATTACATGCGACCATTTCGTATGGCTCCAAAAATTATTTCCAAAG ACTTTATTAAGGGATGGAACGTGTGCGAACTTGAGGTCTTAGAATGCAGGAAAGTTCCTTGGCCAAATGCTTTACTTGCAGATAAGTATGGATTTGAGAATTCAAATTGGCCTAATAAAGAATTTGCATACGAGTGCAAAATTAACCTGTTGACTGGCCGTACACATCAG ATTCGAGCCCAACTGGCCGCCTGTGGTGCACCAATAGTGGGCGACTCAATGTATATGCCAGCTGCAATAGCAGAGGTAATGACTCCTGGGATAAACCCTTTCGGCAAGTACAAGAAGCAATTTGAAAATGAGGCTGATAGAGAATGTGCTGCTGAAGAATGGGCTGCAAAACACGGGAAGGAGCCTGGTGTGACTATTGGCCTGCAAGCTTGCCAAATTTCATGGGATGAAGGTGAGCATTTCTATGAGGCTGGGGCTCCTTGGTGGACTCAATAA
- the LOC122581944 gene encoding RNA pseudouridine synthase 6, chloroplastic-like isoform X2: MCPSAGRNNRDRNMAAKLSLSSSSLFLNYRSFIIPHPISILLSLTHSTTTSTTNTTSFAYLSRHLTTNTIRIRKTPFTSASSVAALTSSTTSVSTSSNRDSEYGRLLPCPAESFQPRIEHLVVKEGGSILDFITKSLDLPPLYVADLISFGAVFYALVCPKPPVTATPEEIKLYKEVTDPSVLSKRPSIKGITVREAQKTFRITHVDEFVEAGTYVRVHVRPKRFPRCYEIDWRSRIIAVTASYVVLNKPAGTSVGGTTDNIEETCVNFATRALALTTPLKTTHQIDNCTEGCVVLARTKDYCSVFHRKIRDKQVKKVYLALVAAYVPCGVMTHYMRPFRMAPKIISKDFIKGWNVCELEVLECRKVPWPNALLADKYGFENSNWPNKEFAYECKINLLTGRTHQIRAQLAACGAPIVGDSMYMPAAIAEVMTPGINPFGKYKKQFENEADRECAAEEWAAKHGKEPGVTIGLQACQISWDEGEHFYEAGAPWWLLFFHEI; the protein is encoded by the exons ATGTGCCCCTCGGCGGGCCGCAACAACCGAGACAGAAATATGGCGGCGAAATTATCACTATCATCATCGTCACTGTTCCTCAACTACCGGAGCTTCATTATCCCTCACCCTATCTCAATCCTATTATCCTTAACCCACtcaaccaccacctccaccaccaataCGACGTCGTTTGCCTACTTGAGTCGCCACTTAACCACTAACACTATAAGAATTAGAAAAACACCATTCACATCTGCTTCTTCTGTAGCTGCCCttacatcatcaacaacaagtGTATCTACTTCTTCTAATCG agaCTCAGAATATGGTCGTTTGCTTCCGTGCCCTGCTGAGAGCTTTCAACCAAGAATCGAACATTTGGTTGTTAAAGAAGGAGGATCGATTCTTGACTTTATAACCAAATCTTTGGATCTTCCGCCTTT GTACGTTGCAGATCTTATTAGTTTTGGAGCTGTGTTCTATGCCCTTGTATGTCCAAAGCCTCCTGTAACTGCGACACCGGAGGAAATCAAGTTGTACAAAGAAGTTACCGATCCGTCAGTACTCAGCAAGAGACCTTCAATTAAAGGAATTACTGTGAGAGAGGCGCAAAAAACATTTAGGATAACTCATGTTGATGAGTTCGTTGAAGCGGGGACATATGTGAGGGTGCATGTACGCCCTAAACGATTTCCAAG ATGCTATGAAATTGACTGGAGATCCAGAATAATTGCTGTGACGGCATCATATGTGGTTCTCAATAAGCCTGCTGGTACATCA GTTGGTGGAACTACAGACAACATCGAAGAAACTTGTGTAAATTTTGCTACTCGTGCCTTGGCATTAACTACTCCATTAAAAACGACTCATCAGATTGATAATTGTACAGAAGGCTG TGTTGTCCTAGCTAGAACTAAAGATTACTGTTCAGTTTTTCATAGAAAGATCAGG GATAAACAAGTGAAGAAAGTTTATCTCGCACTTGTTGCTGCTTATGTGCCATGTGGGGTCATGACCCATTACATGCGACCATTTCGTATGGCTCCAAAAATTATTTCCAAAG ACTTTATTAAGGGATGGAACGTGTGCGAACTTGAGGTCTTAGAATGCAGGAAAGTTCCTTGGCCAAATGCTTTACTTGCAGATAAGTATGGATTTGAGAATTCAAATTGGCCTAATAAAGAATTTGCATACGAGTGCAAAATTAACCTGTTGACTGGCCGTACACATCAG ATTCGAGCCCAACTGGCCGCCTGTGGTGCACCAATAGTGGGCGACTCAATGTATATGCCAGCTGCAATAGCAGAGGTAATGACTCCTGGGATAAACCCTTTCGGCAAGTACAAGAAGCAATTTGAAAATGAGGCTGATAGAGAATGTGCTGCTGAAGAATGGGCTGCAAAACACGGGAAGGAGCCTGGTGTGACTATTGGCCTGCAAGCTTGCCAAATTTCATGGGATGAAGGTGAGCATTTCTATGAGGCTGGGGCTCCTTG GTGGCTACTCTTTTTTCACGAGATTTAA
- the LOC122581970 gene encoding homeobox-leucine zipper protein MERISTEM L1-like: MFQPNMFDSQHHHHLLDISHKSPENELDMLRDDDYESKSGTDIMEAPSGDDQDPNQRPNKKKRYHRHTQHQIQELESFFKECPHPDDKQRKELGRRLTLEPLQVKFWFQNKRTQMKAQHERHENSQLRNDNEKLRMENIRYKEALANATCPNCGGPAAIGEMSFDEQHLRIENARLREEIDRISGIAAKYVGKPMLSYPNMSQNGPPRSLDLPIASFSSQPGMVDDMFGSSNLLRSVSGPSEADKPLIIELAVAAMEELVRMAQSGEPLWVPSPDNSAEILNEEEYSQAFPRGIGAKQLGMKSEASRDSVIVIMNHVNLVEILMDVNQWSNVFSGIVSRAMTLEVLSTGVAGNYNGALQVMTAEYQVPSPLVPTREYYFVRYCKQHADGSWAVVDVSLDNLRSSTMSRSRRRPSGCLIQEVPNGYSKVTWVEHVEIDDRGVHDIYRLLVNSGLAFGASRWVATLDRQCERLVSAMANNIPTGEIGVISTLEGRKSMLKLSERMVLSFCSGVGASTTHTWTTLSGSGADDVRVMTRKSIDDPGRPPGIVLSAATSFWIPVPPKRVFDFLRNERSRSEWDILSNGGLVQEMAHIANGRDPGNCVSLLRVNSANSSQGNMLILQESSSDSTGSYVIYAPVDIAAMNVVLSGGDPDYVALLPSGFAILPDGAGKNQGGSILEVGNGGSLLTVAFQILVDSVPTAKLSLGSVATVNSLIKCTVERIKAAVGPDNP; encoded by the exons atgtttcaacCCAACATGTTTGATAGTCAGCATCACCATCATCTTCTTGATATCAGCCACAAAAGCCCGGAAAATGAACTTGATATGCTCCGAGATGATGACTACGAGAGCAAATCCGGCACTGATATCATGGAAGCTCCGTCTGGCGATGATCAAGATCCAAACCAACGTCCTAATAAGAAGAAACGTTATCATCGTCACACTCAACATCAAATACAAGAACTCGAGTC GTTCTTCAAGGAATGCCCACATCCGGATGATAAACAAAGAAAGGAACTTGGAAGAAGGTTAACTTTAGAGCCATTGCAAGTCAAGTTTTGGTTCCAAAACAAAAGAACTCAAATGAAG GCCCAGCATGAACGCCATGAAAACTCGCAACTCAGGAATGATAATGAAAAGCTAAGAATGGAGAACATACGTTACAAGGAGGCGCTCGCCAATGCAACCTGTCCTAACTGTGGTGGTCCTGCAGCTATTGGGGAGATGTCATTCGACGAACAACACCTCAGAATTGAAAATGCCCGTCTACGTGAAGAA ATTGATAGGATATCCGGAATTGCTGCAAAGTATGTGGGCAAACCAATGCTAAGTTACCCAAATATGTCACAAAATGGACCACCGCGTTCTCTTGACCTACCAATCGCTAGCTTTAGTTCACAACCTGGAATGGTGGATGACATGTTTGGAAGCAGCAACCTTCTCCGTTCAGTTTCAGGACCTAGTGAGGCCGATAAGCCACTTATAATTGAACTAGCAGTTGCAGCCATGGAAGAACTGGTTAGAATGGCTCAGTCTGGTGAGCCTTTATGGGTTCCAAGCCCTGATAATTCCGCAGAGATATTGAACGAAGAAGAGTACTCTCAAGCCTTTCCTAGAGGCATTGGAGCAAAGCAATTGGGAATGAAATCAGAAGCTTCACGAGATTCCGTCATTGTCATCATGAATCATGTCAATCTTGTAGAGATTCTGATGGATGTg AATCAATGGTCAAATGTGTTTTCCGGGATTGTTTCAAGAGCAATGACTCTCGAAGTTCTTTCAACCGGTGTTGCTGGAAACTACAATGGAGCTCTACAAGTG ATGACAGCCGAGTATCAGGTTCCTTCGCCACTAGTCCCAACCAGAGAATACTATTTCGTTAGGTACTGTAAGCAACACGCCGATGGGAGCTGGGCTGTGGTTGATGTCTCTTTAGACAACTTACGCTCTTCTACAATGTCAAGATCTCGAAGAAGGCCATCAGGTTGTTTGATTCAAGAAGTTCCCAATGGGTACTCCAAG GTTACATGGGTTGAACATGTTGAAATCGATGACAGAGGTGTTCATGATATCTATCGGTTACTAGTGAATTCTGGCTTAGCATTTGGAGCAAGCCGATGGGTAGCAACACTCGATAGACAATGTGAACGTCTTGTAAGCGCTATGGCTAACAACATTCCTACTGGTGAAATTGGAG TTATATCGACTCTAGAAGGGCGAAAGAGTATGTTGAAACTTTCAGAGAGAATGGTTTTGAGCTTTTGTAGCGGTGTTGGAGCTTCAACAACGCATACATGGACAACTTTGTCAGGTAGCGGGGCAGATGATGTCCGTGTTATGACTAGAAAGAGCATTGATGATCCAGGCAGACCTCCTGGTATTGTGCTAAGTGCTGCTACATCGTTCTGGATCCCAGTTCCACCAAAGCgagtttttgattttcttcgtaATGAACGCTCTAGAAGCGAG TGGGACATTCTTTCAAATGGTGGACTGGTTCAAGAAATGGCGCATATTGCCAATGGTCGTGATCCAGGAAACTGTGTCTCACTTCTAAGAGTCAAT AGTGCAAATTCGAGCCAAGGAAATATGCTCATACTTCAAGAGAGTTCAAGTGATTCTACGGGTTCATATGTTATCTATGCTCCGGTAGATATTGCAGCAATGAACGTTGTCTTAAGTGGCGGTGACCCTGATTATGTTGCATTACTACCATCTGGTTTTGCTATACTTCCTGATGGAGCAGGAAAGAATCAAGGAGGAAGTATTCTAGAGGTTGGGAATGGTGGATCTTTACTGACAGTTGCATTTCAGATTTTGGTTGATTCGGTTCCAACTGCAAAACTTTCACTCGGGTCAGTAGCAACAGTTAATAGTCTTATTAAGTGCACCGTTGAAAGGATTAAAGCTGCGGTTGGTCCTGATAATCCGTAG
- the LOC122583217 gene encoding putative disease resistance RPP13-like protein 1: MAEIIATELIKVVFQKLGDEALKQIVRAQGIRSEIKNLDKTLSKIQDLLNDAADKETADKDVKQWLNSLQHLAYDIDDLLDGLATDAMHRELNDQESGSNTRKVIRKFIPTCCTDLNISSRLHPKLDSITAKLEILEKEKVSLGLNIKKDEKPNSVTSRKNQTSLPDSYKIVGREAEKMVLLHKLLGDEKPCKEKFSVVPIVGMGGVGKTTLARSLYNDRQVQDHFKLRMWVCVSDDFDVFKISQTIFRAMTSENKEFEDLNQLQIALSDQFKEKQFLLVLDDIWCEEYVDWENLVKPFDAGAPGSKIIMTTRKEGLLKQIGFDHLDKLESLSHDDAMSLLARHALDVDNFNSHPKLKPHGDGIVKNCGRLPLALKVVGRLLRARLDERDWQQVLNSEIWRLKNVNDIVPALRLSYQELSACLKQLFAYCSFFPKDFLFDKRELVLLWVAEGFIKQSTGSMLTEESLGHEYFEELLSRSFFQHAPNDESFFVMHDLLNDLAIFVAEDFFLRLNDQMEMKLETLAKYRRMSFIREEFVGHQKFEALKSAKSLRTFLAVSTGGKESYDIFYFSNKILVDLLPELPMLRVLCLSGFQISEVPECVGRLKQLRYLNLSQTKIKELPENVGYLYNLQSLIVFGCDKLCKLPKSFSKLKSLRHLDIRDTPLLKQMPLGIGKLNSLQTLSKIIIQRDDGFTIIELKELKNLEGKICIEGLNKVQDARHARDASLSTKRLTEVELVWNDVSNDSPNEALEFEVLSVLKPSSDVLKKFKIMSYSGTKFPNWVGDSSFHVLVHVSIGDCRNCKSLPALGRLQSLKELVIEGMKEVKVIGSELLGTGGVAFPSLKTLRFKDMLGWKVWSTCKADVVFPCLRELYIYDCPELVDISLEEIPTLRYLDIKGVGDGVLRSTIRVAFLVTQLVIHNIAGLSDEVWRGVINNLGAVEQVWVNSCNEIRYMWESEEVASKVLVNLRHLEVNGCSELVSLGEKQEDCRRNLLTSLKILELKHCDNLKECRCPGSIETLKIKHCNAIRHVSFPTGESGMENLKTLTIKDCKELVVVGEKDLLGKGKNTNNTQILEHVKIHNLPNLKSINGLLNFIHLTSLEIWKCENIESFSDLVLPNLTSLTLLVIVYCPSMDDCFPCGRWPPKLTILVTGGLKKPISEWGSQNFPTSLVKLGLSGGENDNEVRSLSELSPLRLLPSHLTYLTLWGFKKLETISVGLQHLTSLQHLRIGACPKLKDIPVKLLPSLLSLRIQDCPKLKENTSKSGKGSFNYWRKISHIPCIKIDGELQN, from the coding sequence ATGGCTGAAATTATTGCTACTGAGTTGATTAAAGTCGTTTTTCAGAAACTGGGAGATGAAGCGTTGAAGCAGATCGTTCGGGCACAGGGAATCCGATCAGAGATCAAGAACTTGGACAAGACACTGTCAAAAATCCAAGATCTCCTAAATGATGCTGCTGACAAAGAAACCGCTGATAAAGATGTCAAACAATGGCTCAATAGTCTCCAACATTTGGCTTATGATATCGATGACTTACTTGATGGTTTGGCAACTGATGCTATGCATCGTGAGCTGAATGATCAGGAGTCAGGTTCAAATACCAGAAAGGTAATTAGAAAGTTCATCCCGACATGTTGTACTGATTTGAATATAAGTAGTAGATTGCATCCCAAGTTAGATAGCATCACTGCCAAGTTAGAGATACTAGAAAAGGAAAAGGTTTCTCTAGGTTTGAATATCAAGAAAGATGAAAAGCCAAACAGTGTAACTAGTAGAAAAAACCAGACCTCTTTGCCAGATTCATATAAGATTGTTGGTAGAGAAGCTGAAAAAATGGTATTGCTCCATAAATTGTTGGGAGATGAGAAACCATGTAAGGAAAAGTTTAGCGTTGTACCTATAGTTGGTATGGGTGGGGTTGGTAAGACCACTTTGGCTAGAAGTTTATATAACGATAGACAGGTGCAGGATCACTTTAAGCTCCGTATGTGGGTTTGTGTTTCTGATGATTTTGATGTGTTTAAGATTAGTCAAACCATCTTTAGAGCAATGACCAGTGAAAacaaggaatttgaagatttaaaTCAGCTTCAAATAGCTCTGTCAGATCAATTTAAGGAGAAACAATTTCTACTGGTACTAGATGATATTTGGTGTGAAGAATACGTCGATTGGGAGAACCTCGTAAAGCCGTTTGATGCAGGGGCTCCTGGAAGTAAAATAATCATGACAACCCGGAAGGAAGGATTGCTCAAACAGATTGGTTTCGATCATCTAGACAAGCTCGAGAGTTTGTCACATGACGATGCTATGTCTTTACTTGCTCGTCATGCATTGGATGTAGATAACTTTAATTCGCATCCTAAACTGAAACCACATGGTGACGGTATTGTGAAAAACTGTGGACGTTTGCCTTTGGCTTTAAAAGTAGTTGGAAGGCTATTGAGGGCCAGATTAGATGAAAGAGATTGGCAGCAAGTGTTAAATAGCGAGATATGgcgtttaaaaaatgttaatgATATTGTTCCAGCCCTTAGGCTAAGTTACCAAGAGCTTTCAGCATGTTTGAAACAATTGTTTGCATATTGCTCCTTTTTCCCCAAGGACTTTTTGTTTGACAAAAGGGAGCTGGTTTTGTTGTGGGTGGCCGAAGGTTTCATTAAACAATCAACTGGAAGCATGTTAACCGAAGAATCCTTGGGACATGAATACTTTGAAGAGTTGTTATCGAGGTCATTTTTTCAGCATGCACCTAATGATGAATCGTTCTTTGTCATGCACGACCTCTTGAATGACTTGGCCATATTTGTTGCTGAAGATTTTTTTCTCAGGTtgaatgatcaaatggaaatgaAGCTAGAAACTTTGGCAAAGTACCGCCGTATGTCATTTATTCGTGAGGAATTTGTCGGTCACCAGAAGTTCGAGGCACTTAAAAGTGCCAAGAGTTTGAGAACTTTTTTGGCGGTGTCTACCGGGGGgaaagaaagttatgatatATTCTACTTCTCGAATAAGATTTTGGTTGACCTACTTCCCGAGTTGCCAATGTTGAGGGTTCTTTGCTTAAGCGGCTTCCAGATAAGTGAGGTACCGGAGTGTGTGGGTCGTTTGAAGCAATTGAGGTATTTGAACTTGTCGCAAACTAAGATCAAAGAACTACCAGAAAATGTGGGGTATCTCTATAACTTGCAATCATTGATTGTTTTTGGTTGTGATAAATTATGTAAGTTGCCTAAAAGCTTTTCAAAGCTTAAAAGTTTGCGACATCTTGACATTAGGGATACTCCATTATTAAAGCAGATGCCCTTAGGAATTGGGAAGTTGAATAGCCTACAAACACTTAGCAAGATCATTATTCAAAGAGATGATGGTTTTACAATAATTGAGCTCAAAGAGTTAAAGAATCTCGAGGGTAAGATTTGCATTGAGGGGTTAAATAAAGTGCAAGATGCAAGACATGCACGGGATGCAAGCTTATCGACAAAAAGACTAACTGAGGTAGAGCTGGTATGGAATGATGTATCTAATGATTCTCCAAATGAAGCACTTGAATTTGAGGTCCTTAGTGTACTTAAGCCTTCTAGTGACGTTTTAAAGAAATTCAAAATCATGTCATACTCGGGAACAAAGTTTCCGAACTGGGTTGGTGATTCCTCGTTTCATGTGTTGGTCCATGTTTCGATAGGTGATTGTAGAAATTGTAAGTCATTACCAGCACTTGGGAGGCTACAATCACTTAAGGAGTTGGTAATTGAAGGCATGAAGGAGGTTAAAGTCATAGGTTCAGAGCTACTTGGGACGGGTGGTGTTGCATTCCCTTCACTTAAAACTCTAAGGTTTAAAGATATGTTGGGCTGGAAGGTATGGTCGACCTGTAAGGCTGATGTAGTGTTTCCATGTCTTCGAgagctttatatatatgattgtcCTGAATTGGTTGACATCTCCCTTGAAGAAATACCTACATTGAGATATCTAGATATAAAGGGTGTTGGCGATGGTGTATTGAGAAGCACAATTCGTGTAGCTTTTTTAGTCACTCAGTTGGTAATACATAATATTGCAGGGCTTAGTGATGAGGTGTGGAGAGGTGTTATAAACAATCTTGGGGCAGTCGAACAAGTATGGGTCAATAGTTGTAATGAAATAAGATACATGTGGGAATCAGAGGAAGTCGCAAGTAAGGTTCTTGTGAATTTAAGGCACCTGGAAGTTAATGGTTGTTCGGAATTGGTGAGTTTAGGAGAGAAACAGGAGGATTGCAGGAGAAATCTGCTAACATCCCTTAAGATCTTGGAACTAAAGCATTGTGATAATTTGAAGGAGTGTAGGTGTCCAGGTAGCATTGAGACATTAAAGATTAAACATTGTAATGCTATTAGACACGTCTCTTTCCCAACAGGAGAAAGTGGAATGGAGAACCTCAAGACACTCACAATTAAAGATTGTAAGGAACTAGTTGTAGTGGGAGAAAAGGATTTGTTGGGTAAGGGAAAAAATACCAACAACACACAAATACTTGAACATGTGAAAATTCATAATTTGCCAAATCTGAAATCAATAAATGGGTTATTGAACTTCATTCACCTCACATCCCTGGAAATATGGAAATGTGAAAATATAGAGTCATTTTCGGACCTTGTGCTACCAAATCTCACGTCATTAACACTGCTGGTAATTGTGTATTGTCCAAGTATGGATGATTGTTTTCCATGTGGACGTTGGCCTCCAAAATTAACTATTCTTGTAACAGGGGGGTTGAAGAAGCCCATATCAGAATGGGGCTCTCAGAATTTTCCAACCTCCCTTGTTAAATTAGGATTATCTGGTGGAGAAAATGATAACGAGGTGAGGAGTTTGAGTGAGTTGTCTCCGCTTCGTCTTCTTCCTTCGCATCTCACATATCTTACATTATGGGGATTTAAGAAATTGGAAACAATTTCAGTGGGACTCCAACACCTCACCTCCCTCCAACATCTCCGCATCGgggcttgtccaaaactaaaagATATACCCGTGAAGCTATTGCCTTCACTCTTGAGCTTAAGAATTCAAGATTGCCCAAAACTGAAAGAAAACACAAGTAAAAGTGGTAAAGGCTCTTTCAACTATTGGCGTAAAATCTCCCACATCCCCTGCATCAAGATAGATGGTGAATTGCAAAATTAG